The sequence CGGCAATCGCGATCAGCGACCGGGCGCTTTTGCGCAGGTTCGCCATTTCATTCTGCCGCCACAGACGCTCGCAATGCGTCAGGCGGACAGCCATCTCTTCGATTGCACGGCAGACGACGTCCTCGGCGCCGGTTTCGCCGAGCTGCTCATACAGCGCGGTGAGTTTGTCAGGATCGAGGCGCACTGTTTCCGAGTGCATTACTGTTAGTATATTGGCCACCACTTTCACCCAAATTCTTTATGCCCCCACGGCACGTCTGCCAATCTGCGCCCGACAAGTTTTCAAAAGGTTTCCAGCAGGGTGTTCAAATCTCTCGAATTTGCGGACAATGCAGGGTATCAAGCCCGGCAACACGAATGTTGACAGGACATGACAATGGAATTTGCCAAACCCCTGCCCAGTTATCTGGTGACCCGCTACCATGGATGGAAGGCCACATCCTATGAGGAGAATCAGGGCTGGTACCGCCGCCTGGCAACCGAAGGCCAGCGGCCGCGGGCGATGGTAATCTCCTGCTGCGACAGCCGGGTGCATGTGACCTCGATCTTCGGGGCCGACCAGGGCGAGTTTTTCATTCACCGCAATATCGCCAACCTGGTGCCGCCCTATGCGCCGGACGGCGACCATCACGGCACCTCGGCGGCGGTGGAATATGCGGTGACCGCGCTGAAGGTGGCGCATCTGATCGTGCTGGGCCATTCGCAGTGCGGCGGCGTGCAGGGCTGCATCGACATGTGCAAGGGCCAGGCGCCGCAGCTGGAAGAGAAGACCAGCTTTGTCGGCCGCTGGATGGAGATCCTGAAGCCCAAATTCGAGGGTGTGGCGGATATCGAGGACCCGGTGGACCAGGCGCGCCAGTTTGAGCGCCAAGCCGTTGTCGCGTCTATGGAAAACCTGATGACTTTCCCGTTCATCGAATCGGCGGTCAAGGCCGGGGAGCTGAGCCTGCACGGGCTGTGGACCGATATCGGCGAGGGCGGGCTGGAATGCTACGACCCCAAGACGGGGGCTTTTCTGCCGGTCTGAGGTCAGACCTTTTCTTTGCCGTTTCCGAATGCAGCCGCCAGATTGGCGGCTGCTTGCGTATAGCCGCCCGCGGCCCCGTCGACAAAATGCACATGGGCGTCCTCAACCGGGGAGGGCACGATGCAGGTGACCAGCGCGGCGTCCTGTTCATGCAGGCCGAACTCAACCAGCCCGGCCTCTGCCGCCCGCTCCAGCTGGCGGCGGATCCGGTCGCGGATGCCGGCCGTGCAGTCCAGCGTCATCTTCAGGCCGTCGTCGAACTTGCGGAAATCCGAGTTGGCCTTGAGCACGGACAGGTAATGCACCGGGTCAAACCTGCCGGCCCGCCGTTTGCTGAGGAAGATCAGCCCGGCGAGGGCGCTGTGCGCCAAAAGATAAAGCTTCCGTAAAATCAGAGGGGTTTTGCCGCGCGAGGATTGCGCCTCCAGCGCCAGCCCGGCGGGCGGAAAGCCCAGTTTGGGCCCGGTTTCGGGGACCGGGTGGCCGTTGTCTTTCAGTTCGCCGGCCACAGCCAGCAGGCGGGAGGAGAACCGGGCAAATGCCTGCGGGTCCGCGCCGGGCGCGGGCTGTGCCACCACCGACAGGATGATGCCGTTGCGCGCGGGCGTGTTGCTCCAGCGGCAGGAGAGGCCGGAGAGATCGGGCGCTTCGGCCTGCGGGTCAGGCGGCACCTCGAAGGCGCCCGCCTTCATCTGCGCCTCGGCCCAGGCCAGGCCGCCGCCGCTGAACATGGCGAAATCGGCGTGGTCCGACACCGCATAACGGGCGATTCTCACGTCCTGCCCCTCTGTCCGGATCCAGCGGAGCGGCAGCATGGCGGCGCGCAGGCTGACGCCGAATTCCGTCTCGGTCCAGCTGCGCAAAGCGGCCAGAACGCGCCGGGCGGTCTCCTGGTGGCGCGGCGGCACCGCAAAGGCGGCGCCATCGCCGCCGAAGATGTACGGAAAGGCCTCGCCCGGCAGCGCGTTGCGCATGGCGGCGATCACCGCGGCACCGATCATGTTCACAGTCTTGTAGCGGCCGGCCGCGACCAGCGCGGTGGAGTTCACGATATCGGTGCAGCACAGGTGCCAGTCCGGCGGCAGCGGCGCAAAGGCTTCCGGAGCGGACAAGCTGTCAAAGCTGCGGACCTTGGGGAGGCTGTCGTAGAAGCTGTCCGTTGTCATGCGTTCCCGCTCCGGTCCTTGGCCCCGGTGATCCGTGCCAGAGGTCTGTTTTTGTGACCTGCGGTTTCTACCTAAACAATTTGTGCGCCGGGGCCAAACATGCAAGCTGTGCGGCGGAAACAAAAAACGGGGACGGAAGATGCAGGCCGGATTGATCTTGTTGTGCCTGGCCTATGTGCTGAGCCAGTTTTTCCGCGCTTTCCTGGCGGTGCTGTCGGGGGTGCTGGGGCAGGATATCGGCGCGGCGCCGGATGACCTGGCGTTTGCCTCGGGCATGTGGTTCCTGTCCTTTGCGGCGATGCAGCTGCCGGTCGGCTGGGCGCTGGACCATGCAGGCCCGCGCCGGACAGCGGCGGTGCTGCTGCTGCTGGGCGGCGGCGGCGGCGCGGCGCTGTTTGCCGCGGCCACGGCGCCCCTGCATGTGAGCATCGCGATGTTCCTGATCGGCATCGGCTGCTCGCCGGTGCTGATGGCGTCCTATTATATCTTTGCCCGCCAGTATCCGCCCGCCCGCTTTGCCACCCTGGCGGCGCTGATGCTGGGGGTGGGTTCGGCCGGCAATCTGGTCGCCTCGTATCCGACCGCGCTGGCGGTGGATCTGTTCGGCTGGCGCGGCACGCTGGCGGGGCTGGCGGCGGTGTCGGTCGCGGTGGCGGCGGGGATCTTTGTGACGGTCAGCGACCCGGACAAGCCGGATGGCGAGCATAAAGGGTCAGTGCTGGACCTGCTGAAGATGCCGGTGATGTGGGCGATCTTCCCGCTGATGCTGGTGGCCTATGCGCCTTCGGGCGCGCTGAGGGGGCTGTGGATCGGACCCTACCTGAGCGATCTCTACGGGCTCAGCACCCAGCAGGTGGGGCTGGCGACCCTGGTGATGGGCGCGGCTATGATTGCCGGGACCTTTGCCTATGGCCCGCTGGACCGGATGCTGGGCACCCGCAAATGGGTCATTCTGGGCGGCAACCTGCTGGGCTGCGCGGCGCTGGGCGGGCTGATCCTGGCGGGCGGGCTGCCGGTCTGGATGCCGGTGGTGCTGATGGCCGCCGTTGGGTTCTTTGGCGCGTCTTTCCCGGTGATCATGGCGCATGGCCGGGCCTTTGTGCCGCCGCACCTGGCGGGGCGCGGCGTGACGCTGCTGAACTTCTTTGGCATTGGCGGCGTGGGAATCATGCAATTCGCCACCGGCCGCATTCACGCAAATCTGGCTGGAGCAGACCCATCCTTGCCCTATACGGGCATTTTCGGCTTCTTTCTGGTGTGCCTGGCGGCGGGATGCGCAATTTATCTGCTCAGCCGCGACAGCATGGACTGATCCGCCCCTTTAAACTTTTGCCCGGAGGCATTATCACTCCCGCGCCGGCCATGGGGCCGGGCAATACTGGAGAAACAGACAAATGGGTTACCGCATCGTCGTCGTTGGCGCCACTGGCAACGTGGGCCGCGAAATGCTGAACATCCTGGCCGAGCGCCAGTTCCCTGTGGATGAGATTGCTGTGCTGGCAAGCCGCAAATCTCTCGGCACCGAAGTCAGCTTTGGCGATAAGACACTCACTACCCAGGATCTGGACACCTTTGATTTCACCGGCTGGGACATGGCGCTGTTTGCCGTGGGCTCCGCCGCGACCAAGGATTACGCGCCCAAGGCGGCGGCTGCCGGCTGCACCGTGATCGACAACTCGTCGCTGTACCGCTACGATCCGGACATCCCGCTGATCGTGCCGGAGGTGAACCCGCAGGCGATCCACGGCTATGCCAAGAAGAACATCATCGCCAACCCCAACTGCTCCACCGCGCAGATGGTTGTCGCGCTGAAGCCGCTGCATGACCGCGCCAGGATCAAGCGCGTTGTGGTGTCGACCTACCAGTCGGTGTCCGGCTCCGGCAAAGACGCGATCGACGAGCTGTGGGATCAGACCAAGGCGGTTTATAACCCGACCCAGGACGTGCCGCCGAAGGTCTATCCCAAGCAGATCGCCTTCAACGTCATTCCGCATATCGACGTCTTCATGGACGACGGTTCGACCAAGGAAGAGTGGAAGATGGTGGCCGAGACCAAGAAGATCGTCGATCCGGCGATCAAGGTCACCGCGACCTGCGTCCGGGTGCCGGTGTTTGTCGGCCACTCTGAATCCATCAACATCGAGTTCGAGGACTTCCTGGACGAGGACGAAGCCCGCGATATCCTGCGCGAGGCGCCGGGCATCATGGTGATCGACAAGCGCGAAGCCGGCGGCTACGTGACCCCGGTGGAATGCGTCGGCGATTTCGCCACCTTCATCAGCCGCATCCGCCAGGATTCGACCCTCGATAACGGCCTGAACCTGTGGTGCGTCAGCGACAACCTGCGCAAGGGCGCGGCGCTGAACGCGGTGCAGATTGCCGAACTGCTGGGCCGTGAGGTCCTGAAGAAGGGCTAAGCCTTATATCCTTTTGGTGAGGGGGCCGCTTCGGAAGAGGCGGCCCCTTTTCTTTTGCACGGCTGCCGGGGCGCGGGCGGGCCCGGTAATTTGAAGGGGAGAGCACAGCAACCGCCGCAGACAGAGGAAACCGCCATGATCGCCCTGCAGGATTTCAGCACCGCCACCCCCGCAACGCAGATGCTTCCGTCCTTTGCTCCGCTGCAGCTGCCGCAGCGATCCGCCGCCGCGGCACGCCCTGAGCCGCAGCGCCAGCCCCGGCTGAGCTGCGTTACGGCGGCTGAACTGAAGCAGCATGTCGCCAGCGAGTTCAGTTCTGCCGGGGACTGGTTCACCCTGTGCCGCGGGCTGCGCCGCAAGGGGCTGTGCCTGCGGATGCGCGGCGAGGATCTGTGGCTGTTCGATGCAACCAGCCTCACCGCGATCTCCTCCTGCGAGGATCTGGGGATCGACCCGGAGGAGCTGGAGCTGCGGTTTGGCCCGTCGCAGCCGCAGCGGCCCTCTGCCCAGGCGGCCTGAGCGTTCTGGCCACGCCGGGGGCGGAAGGGTAGGCTTGGCGTCAGGCGGGCGGGTTTTGCCCGCCCTGTTTTCCTGATTGAGAGATGCCAATGCGATTTTCCTTGATGGTTTTTGCCTTCTCCTGCTGTGCCTTGGCTGCCGCGCCGGCGGCGGCGGACGAAATTCCGGTCAGCAGCCGGGTGTCCCAGGTGACCCTGTACCCGGGGCTGGCCGAAGTGACGCGCAGCGCGGCGCTGACGCTTGCCGAAGGGCGGCACCGGCTGATCCTGCAGAATGTGCCGCACTCTGCGCGGCTGAGCAGCCTGCAAGTGGAGATCGCCGGGGCCCGCCGCCTTGCCACGCAGCTGCGCCAGGATTACGTGCCGCCGCGCGATGCGGATGATCCGCAGATCGACGCCGCCAAGGCGCGTGTCCGCGAGGCGGAGGCCCGCATCGCTGCGGTCCGCGATGAGGCGGAGCGGGCCCGGGCCGGTGTCAGGGCGGCGGAAGCCGCGATCGGCTTCCTGCAGCAGCTGGGCGGCAACGAGGGGCTGGCGCAGGCCGATGCTGCCGCGCTCAGCGCGATTGCCCGGATGATTTCGGAAGAGGCCGCGGATGCCAGCCAGGCGGCAGTGGCCGCCGGGGCTGAGGCGCGGCGGATTGAGCTGCAGCTGGAGAATCTGGAGGAAGACCTGGCAGAGGCCCGCGCGGCGCTGGCGGCGCTCATGCTGGAAGACCGCGACCGGCTGTTCATTGCGGTGGATATCGAGGCTGACCAGGCGGGCGAAGGCGCGGTGACGGTCCGCTATCTCACGCAAGGTGCCGGAAGCATCGGCTGGCAGCCGTCTTATGAAATGCACCTCAGCACCGGGGACGCTGCTGCGGATGCGGCTGAAGTCACCCTGAAGCGGGCGGTGCTGCTGGCTCAGGACACCGGCGAGAACTGGCAGGATGTGGCGCTGACGCTGTCGACGGCAACACCTTCGGGGCAGGGCAGCCCCTCTGCGCTGCATCCCTGGCTGCGCCGGCTTGAGGCGCCGGAGCTGCCGCGGGCGCAAAAGCGGCTGAATTCGTTTGAGTCTGACATGGGATCCCTGGCGGAGCCGGCGGCAGAGGCGGCCGCAGTTGCTGAGGAGGCGCTTGAGTGGAGCGCGGATCGCAGCGGTGCTGCTGTCACCTACCGGTTTGGCGCGCCGGTCACCGTGGCCTCCGGCGCCGATCTGCTGCGTCTGGAGATGGACAGCCTGACTTCGGCTGCCGAGGTGCGGGCGGTGGCGGTGCCGTCGCGGGATGAGACCGCCTATAGGGTGGCAGAATTCACCAACAGCTTTGGCGAGCAGCTGCTGGCCGCGGCTGACGTGCCGCGCTTTGCGGATGGCAAGCTGATTGCGGTTGAGGATTTTGCAGGGCTGGCGCCGGGGGCGGAGATGGAGGCCGGGTTCGGCCCTGTCGAGGGTCTGCGGCTCAGCCGCGATGTGCTGGATCAGAGCGAAGGCGGCCAGGGGCTGATCACGCGCAGCAGCCAGCAGGTGCAGGCGGTGGAGATCGAGGTGGAGAACCTGACCGGGCAGGACTGGCCGGTGCGGGTGCTGGACCGGGTGCCCTATTCGCAGCAGGACGATCTGGAGATCGGCTGGAGCGCCAAACCGCGGCCTGCGGAGACGGATGTGGAGAAGCAGCGCGGCATCCTGGCCTGGGACCTGGAGCTGGCAGCAGGTGAAAGCCGCACCATCCGGCTGGACACCACGCTGAACTGGCCCGAGGGTATGGTGCTGCGCTGAGGCTGGCGTTGCGCATGTCCGCAGCGGGAATGCTCCCGCCCGTCGTCAGGTATTGAAAATCCCTTCCTCCCGTTGGGCGTGGCACCGCGCAGAGCGCGGTGCCACGCCCAAGGCCGCTGCCGCTGCGCTGGCAAAGCCAGGGCTGCGGCCGGGCACGGGAGGGCTTCTTTTTTGCGGCTTGCGCTTGGTGGCTAGACTGCCTTCCACTTGGCAGCGAGATCGCGGGCGTTTCTGGCCAGCACCATCACGTCAATGCCCACCGCCAGGAACTGCGCGCCCATGTCGGCGTAGGCCTGGGTGGCCTCATCGGTGGTGCCGAGTATGCCGGGGGCGGTGCCTGCGGCCTTGATGCGGGTTATGGCATCGGCGATCACCGCACGGACCTCCGGGTGGGCGGAGTTGCCCTGGTGGCCCATGTCGGTGGACAGGTCCGCGGGCCCGATGAAGACGCCGTCGATGCCCTCGACCTGCAGGATCTCGTCCAACGCGGCCATCCCGGCGCGGTTTTCCACCTGCACCAGCAGGCAGACCTCCTGATCGGCGGTCTGGATGTACTCAGAGACCGAGCCGAACATGGTGGCGCGCGCCGCCGTGGCGCCGACCCCGCGCACGCCCTTGGGCGGGTAATGGCAGGCACGGACCAGCTCGCGGGCCTGATCAGCGCTTTCGACAATCGGCACCAGCACTGTCTGCGCGCCCGCATCCAGCACCTGCTTGATCATCCAGGTCTCGCCCACAGGCACCCGCACCACCGGATGGCTGGGAGAGGCCGCCAGCGCCATCAGCTGGTCGCGGATCGAGCGGATGTCGTTGGGCGCATGCTCGCCGTCGATCACCAGCCAGTCAAAGCCGCAGGTGCCCATGATCTCGGCGATCTGGCCTTCGGCAAAGCTCATCCAGCAGCCGATCTGGCGCTCACCCTTGGCAAGGGCCTGCTTGAAAGTGTTCTTGGGCGCGGGCATGGGCGAGGCCTCCTGTCAGGCAAAGTTGATGGATACGGAACCGAAGGGGCCGAAATCAGCGGTGATTTCCGTACCCGG is a genomic window of Leisingera caerulea DSM 24564 containing:
- a CDS encoding aldolase/citrate lyase family protein, with product MPAPKNTFKQALAKGERQIGCWMSFAEGQIAEIMGTCGFDWLVIDGEHAPNDIRSIRDQLMALAASPSHPVVRVPVGETWMIKQVLDAGAQTVLVPIVESADQARELVRACHYPPKGVRGVGATAARATMFGSVSEYIQTADQEVCLLVQVENRAGMAALDEILQVEGIDGVFIGPADLSTDMGHQGNSAHPEVRAVIADAITRIKAAGTAPGILGTTDEATQAYADMGAQFLAVGIDVMVLARNARDLAAKWKAV
- a CDS encoding MFS transporter → MQAGLILLCLAYVLSQFFRAFLAVLSGVLGQDIGAAPDDLAFASGMWFLSFAAMQLPVGWALDHAGPRRTAAVLLLLGGGGGAALFAAATAPLHVSIAMFLIGIGCSPVLMASYYIFARQYPPARFATLAALMLGVGSAGNLVASYPTALAVDLFGWRGTLAGLAAVSVAVAAGIFVTVSDPDKPDGEHKGSVLDLLKMPVMWAIFPLMLVAYAPSGALRGLWIGPYLSDLYGLSTQQVGLATLVMGAAMIAGTFAYGPLDRMLGTRKWVILGGNLLGCAALGGLILAGGLPVWMPVVLMAAVGFFGASFPVIMAHGRAFVPPHLAGRGVTLLNFFGIGGVGIMQFATGRIHANLAGADPSLPYTGIFGFFLVCLAAGCAIYLLSRDSMD
- a CDS encoding carbonic anhydrase, translated to MEFAKPLPSYLVTRYHGWKATSYEENQGWYRRLATEGQRPRAMVISCCDSRVHVTSIFGADQGEFFIHRNIANLVPPYAPDGDHHGTSAAVEYAVTALKVAHLIVLGHSQCGGVQGCIDMCKGQAPQLEEKTSFVGRWMEILKPKFEGVADIEDPVDQARQFERQAVVASMENLMTFPFIESAVKAGELSLHGLWTDIGEGGLECYDPKTGAFLPV
- a CDS encoding DUF4139 domain-containing protein — protein: MRFSLMVFAFSCCALAAAPAAADEIPVSSRVSQVTLYPGLAEVTRSAALTLAEGRHRLILQNVPHSARLSSLQVEIAGARRLATQLRQDYVPPRDADDPQIDAAKARVREAEARIAAVRDEAERARAGVRAAEAAIGFLQQLGGNEGLAQADAAALSAIARMISEEAADASQAAVAAGAEARRIELQLENLEEDLAEARAALAALMLEDRDRLFIAVDIEADQAGEGAVTVRYLTQGAGSIGWQPSYEMHLSTGDAAADAAEVTLKRAVLLAQDTGENWQDVALTLSTATPSGQGSPSALHPWLRRLEAPELPRAQKRLNSFESDMGSLAEPAAEAAAVAEEALEWSADRSGAAVTYRFGAPVTVASGADLLRLEMDSLTSAAEVRAVAVPSRDETAYRVAEFTNSFGEQLLAAADVPRFADGKLIAVEDFAGLAPGAEMEAGFGPVEGLRLSRDVLDQSEGGQGLITRSSQQVQAVEIEVENLTGQDWPVRVLDRVPYSQQDDLEIGWSAKPRPAETDVEKQRGILAWDLELAAGESRTIRLDTTLNWPEGMVLR
- a CDS encoding aspartate-semialdehyde dehydrogenase; the protein is MGYRIVVVGATGNVGREMLNILAERQFPVDEIAVLASRKSLGTEVSFGDKTLTTQDLDTFDFTGWDMALFAVGSAATKDYAPKAAAAGCTVIDNSSLYRYDPDIPLIVPEVNPQAIHGYAKKNIIANPNCSTAQMVVALKPLHDRARIKRVVVSTYQSVSGSGKDAIDELWDQTKAVYNPTQDVPPKVYPKQIAFNVIPHIDVFMDDGSTKEEWKMVAETKKIVDPAIKVTATCVRVPVFVGHSESINIEFEDFLDEDEARDILREAPGIMVIDKREAGGYVTPVECVGDFATFISRIRQDSTLDNGLNLWCVSDNLRKGAALNAVQIAELLGREVLKKG
- a CDS encoding DUF3095 domain-containing protein, giving the protein MTTDSFYDSLPKVRSFDSLSAPEAFAPLPPDWHLCCTDIVNSTALVAAGRYKTVNMIGAAVIAAMRNALPGEAFPYIFGGDGAAFAVPPRHQETARRVLAALRSWTETEFGVSLRAAMLPLRWIRTEGQDVRIARYAVSDHADFAMFSGGGLAWAEAQMKAGAFEVPPDPQAEAPDLSGLSCRWSNTPARNGIILSVVAQPAPGADPQAFARFSSRLLAVAGELKDNGHPVPETGPKLGFPPAGLALEAQSSRGKTPLILRKLYLLAHSALAGLIFLSKRRAGRFDPVHYLSVLKANSDFRKFDDGLKMTLDCTAGIRDRIRRQLERAAEAGLVEFGLHEQDAALVTCIVPSPVEDAHVHFVDGAAGGYTQAAANLAAAFGNGKEKV